The proteins below are encoded in one region of Streptomyces marianii:
- a CDS encoding CHAD domain-containing protein, with protein MHNHDLPLAPRGAGADQVLAGYLQEQAGDFLRSLRLHGESGADTQGAAEAAGALRRAARRIRGTLHTFRPLLDQAWADQLRTELAWLSGILAEEHACTARLTRLLDALARLSGTQPVPAARAADGDARPVAPADGAPAAPSERPPVAERPVRGALTVGGARAGALLERQLTLGRTRAHSAALQALGSSRFHAVADAVALLASEVPLATPAGAPGPALAAHAEVAERRLLDAVTALPLTRAAHPYNAEALVHGLATASAGEAQDAPWHQVRHLLRLHRYAREVLYAEDGTGPGRRLTAAGRTLDRHRDAAEAAAAAASAARTPRIAPATAYALGVLHADQRHEVEAARFAFQRTWREPTPGQDGPRDEHALAAP; from the coding sequence GTGCACAACCATGACCTTCCCCTGGCGCCGCGGGGGGCCGGCGCCGACCAGGTCCTGGCCGGATATCTGCAGGAACAGGCCGGCGACTTCCTCCGCAGTCTGCGGCTGCACGGCGAAAGCGGTGCGGACACGCAGGGAGCGGCGGAGGCCGCCGGGGCCCTGCGGCGGGCGGCACGCCGCATCCGCGGCACGCTCCACACCTTCCGTCCCCTGCTGGACCAGGCCTGGGCGGACCAGCTGCGCACCGAGCTCGCCTGGCTGTCCGGCATCCTCGCCGAGGAACACGCCTGTACGGCACGGCTGACCCGGCTGCTCGACGCCCTGGCCCGGCTCTCGGGCACCCAGCCGGTCCCGGCGGCCCGGGCCGCGGACGGCGACGCCCGGCCGGTCGCGCCCGCGGACGGCGCTCCTGCGGCCCCCTCCGAACGGCCACCCGTTGCCGAACGGCCCGTCCGCGGCGCCCTCACCGTGGGCGGCGCCCGCGCCGGGGCACTGCTGGAGCGGCAGCTGACGCTCGGCCGCACCCGGGCCCACTCCGCCGCCCTCCAGGCGCTCGGCTCCTCACGGTTCCACGCGGTCGCGGACGCCGTCGCCCTGCTCGCCTCCGAGGTACCGCTGGCCACGCCCGCCGGGGCGCCCGGCCCCGCGCTCGCGGCGCACGCGGAGGTCGCCGAGCGCAGGCTGCTCGACGCGGTCACCGCACTGCCGCTGACCCGCGCGGCCCACCCGTACAACGCGGAAGCCCTGGTCCACGGCCTCGCCACCGCCTCCGCCGGCGAGGCGCAGGACGCTCCCTGGCACCAGGTGCGGCACCTGCTGCGGCTCCACCGCTACGCCCGGGAGGTGCTGTACGCGGAAGACGGCACCGGCCCCGGTCGGCGGCTCACCGCCGCGGGCCGCACCCTCGACCGGCACCGCGACGCCGCCGAGGCGGCCGCGGCCGCCGCCTCGGCAGCCCGCACACCCCGCATCGCGCCGGCCACCGCGTACGCCCTCGGCGTGCTCCACGCCGACCAGCGCCACGAGGTCGAGGCCGCCCGCTTCGCCTTCCAGCGGACATGGCGGGAACCGACCCCCGGACAGGACGGGCCCCGGGACGAGCACGCGCTGGCCGCGCCATGA
- a CDS encoding DUF47 domain-containing protein, with protein MRFRLTPRETSFYDMFAASADNIVTGSKLLMELLGADGPARAEIAERMRAAEHAGDDATHAIFHQLNSSFITPFDREDIYSLASSLDDIMDFMEEAVDLVVLYNIEELPKGVEQQIEVLARAAELTAEAMPHLRTMDNLTEYWIEVNRLENQADQIHRKLLAHLFNGKYDAIEVLKLKQIVDVLEEAADAFEHVANTVETIAVKES; from the coding sequence GTGCGATTTCGTCTGACCCCCAGGGAGACGAGCTTCTACGACATGTTCGCCGCGTCCGCGGACAACATCGTCACGGGCTCGAAGCTCCTGATGGAACTGCTCGGAGCGGACGGTCCCGCCCGGGCCGAGATCGCGGAACGGATGCGCGCAGCGGAGCACGCCGGGGACGACGCCACCCATGCGATCTTCCATCAGCTGAACTCCTCGTTCATCACGCCCTTCGACCGTGAGGACATCTATTCCCTCGCGTCGTCGCTGGACGACATCATGGACTTCATGGAGGAGGCCGTCGATCTGGTCGTCCTCTACAACATCGAGGAGCTGCCGAAGGGTGTCGAGCAGCAGATCGAGGTGCTGGCCCGGGCCGCGGAGCTGACGGCGGAGGCCATGCCGCACCTGCGGACCATGGACAACCTCACCGAGTACTGGATCGAGGTGAACCGTCTGGAGAACCAGGCGGACCAGATCCACCGCAAGCTCCTCGCCCACCTCTTCAACGGCAAGTACGACGCCATCGAGGTCCTCAAGCTCAAGCAGATCGTCGACGTTCTCGAGGAGGCCGCGGACGCGTTCGAGCACGTGGCCAACACGGTGGAGACCATCGCGGTCAAGGAGTCCTGA
- the pstS gene encoding phosphate ABC transporter substrate-binding protein PstS, which translates to MKLQRKNGLRATALGALAVSGALVLTACGSDDNTGGAGSAGEKTTAASNITCDDAKGQLLAAGSTAQKNAMDLWVKNFQAACSGVEVNYQAIGSGGGITKFTQGQVAFAGSDSALKPEEVEESKKVCKTGQGINLPMVGGPVAIGYNLSGVDNLILDAPTLAKIFDTKIKKWNDPAIAKLNPGVSLPGTTIQAFHRSDESGTTQNLHKYLSEAAPAEWKHDPKSKSWEAPGGQAASGSSGVASSVKGTEGAIGYFELSYATAQKISTVKLDTGASAPVEATTENASKAIAAAKVKGTGNDLALSLDYKTQADGAYPIILVTYEIACDKGNKAETLPALKAFLNYTVSDEGQKVLSDAGYAPLPTEIAAKVREIVPTLS; encoded by the coding sequence GTGAAGCTTCAGCGCAAGAACGGGCTTCGCGCCACCGCGCTCGGCGCCCTCGCCGTGTCCGGCGCCCTGGTCCTCACGGCGTGTGGTTCGGACGACAACACCGGCGGCGCCGGCAGCGCCGGCGAGAAGACGACCGCCGCGTCGAACATCACGTGCGACGACGCCAAGGGCCAGCTCCTGGCGGCGGGGTCGACCGCACAGAAGAACGCCATGGACCTCTGGGTGAAGAACTTCCAGGCGGCCTGCTCCGGCGTCGAGGTCAACTACCAGGCCATCGGCTCCGGCGGTGGCATCACCAAGTTCACCCAGGGCCAGGTGGCCTTCGCCGGCTCCGACTCCGCGCTGAAGCCGGAGGAGGTCGAGGAGTCCAAGAAGGTCTGCAAGACGGGTCAGGGCATCAACCTGCCGATGGTGGGCGGCCCCGTGGCCATCGGCTACAACCTCAGCGGCGTGGACAACCTCATCCTCGACGCCCCCACCCTGGCCAAGATCTTCGACACGAAGATCAAGAAGTGGAACGACCCGGCGATCGCCAAGCTGAACCCGGGCGTCAGCCTCCCCGGCACCACGATCCAGGCGTTCCACCGCTCGGACGAGTCCGGCACCACCCAGAACCTGCACAAGTACCTCAGCGAGGCCGCCCCGGCCGAGTGGAAGCACGACCCGAAGTCGAAGTCGTGGGAGGCCCCCGGCGGCCAGGCCGCCAGCGGCTCCTCCGGTGTGGCCTCCTCCGTCAAGGGCACCGAGGGCGCGATCGGCTACTTCGAGCTGTCCTACGCGACCGCCCAGAAGATCAGCACGGTCAAGCTCGACACCGGCGCCTCCGCCCCGGTCGAGGCCACCACCGAGAACGCCTCGAAGGCCATCGCCGCCGCCAAGGTCAAGGGCACCGGAAACGACCTCGCCCTCAGCCTCGACTACAAGACCCAGGCCGACGGGGCCTACCCGATCATCCTGGTCACGTACGAGATCGCCTGCGACAAGGGCAACAAGGCGGAGACCCTGCCCGCGCTGAAGGCGTTCCTGAACTACACCGTCAGCGACGAGGGCCAGAAGGTCCTCTCGGACGCCGGCTACGCGCCGCTGCCGACCGAGATCGCGGCCAAGGTCCGCGAGATCGTCCCCACCCTGTCCTGA
- the pstC gene encoding phosphate ABC transporter permease subunit PstC, with the protein MATTTQTDAPPPPGPAAAAAKPKARPGDRVFLGLSRGSGIALLMIMAAIAGFLSYRAFLAISKDQGNFLTTFEWNPAGDPPVFGIAVLAFGTIVSSVIAMAIAVPVAVGIALFISHYAPRKLAAPLAYIVDLLAAVPSIIYGLWGAIFLVPYLDGLNQWLDEYMGWTYIFDKAGDGPARNLFTVGILLAIMILPIITNVTREVFLQVPKMHEEAALALGATRWEVIRMSVLPFGRSGIISASMLGLGRALGETMAVAVVLSPSFLISGHLLDPGGGTFAQNIASKFNEANEFGRDALIASGLVLFVITLLVNGAARWIIARRKEYSGANA; encoded by the coding sequence ATGGCAACCACCACTCAGACCGACGCGCCGCCTCCACCGGGGCCGGCCGCCGCAGCAGCCAAGCCCAAGGCCCGCCCGGGAGACCGTGTCTTCCTGGGCCTGTCCCGTGGTTCCGGCATCGCCCTGCTGATGATCATGGCCGCGATCGCGGGCTTCCTCAGCTACCGTGCCTTCCTGGCCATCTCGAAGGACCAGGGGAACTTCCTCACCACCTTCGAGTGGAACCCGGCAGGTGACCCGCCGGTCTTCGGCATCGCCGTCCTGGCCTTCGGCACGATCGTCTCCTCGGTCATCGCCATGGCCATCGCCGTGCCCGTCGCCGTCGGTATCGCGCTGTTCATCTCGCACTACGCGCCGCGCAAGCTCGCAGCGCCGCTCGCCTACATCGTGGACCTGCTCGCGGCCGTGCCGAGCATCATCTACGGCCTGTGGGGCGCGATCTTCCTCGTCCCCTATCTCGACGGCCTCAACCAGTGGCTCGACGAGTACATGGGCTGGACGTACATATTCGACAAGGCCGGCGACGGCCCCGCGCGCAATCTGTTCACCGTCGGCATCCTGCTGGCGATCATGATCCTTCCGATCATCACCAACGTCACCCGTGAGGTCTTCCTCCAGGTCCCGAAGATGCACGAGGAGGCGGCGCTCGCCCTCGGCGCCACCCGCTGGGAGGTCATCCGTATGTCGGTGCTCCCCTTCGGCCGCTCCGGCATCATCAGCGCCTCCATGCTCGGCCTGGGCCGCGCGCTCGGCGAGACCATGGCCGTCGCCGTGGTCCTCTCCCCGAGCTTCCTGATCTCCGGGCACCTGCTCGACCCGGGCGGCGGCACCTTCGCCCAGAACATCGCCTCGAAGTTCAACGAGGCCAACGAATTCGGCCGCGACGCCCTCATCGCCTCCGGTCTGGTTCTCTTCGTCATCACGCTGCTGGTCAACGGCGCGGCCCGGTGGATCATCGCCCGTCGCAAGGAGTACTCGGGGGCCAACGCATGA
- the pstA gene encoding phosphate ABC transporter permease PstA, translating into MSHVVQDRPVTTARVNHLSHARLPRWAQPAIAVGAVAAGIGLGMAAGWQSRIQWGLLAALLFVLFSYLITTKVEGKRQARDRVATSIVWVAFVLAVVPLVSLSWVTISNGLEVLDPYFLGHSMNAVLDAETGGGVYHALLGTIEQVLIATLIAAPIGLFTAVYLVEYGGGKLAKAVTFFVDVMTGIPSIVAGLFILATWNLMLGFGPSGFAGALALAILMMPVVVRSTEEMLKLVPNELREASLALGVPKWRTILKVVLPTAIGGITTGVMLAVARITGETAPVLLLVFGTKLINPNPFEGAQASLPLYVYEQYAVGTDASVSRAWAAALVLIAFVMILNLVARGIARWKAPKTGR; encoded by the coding sequence ATGAGCCACGTCGTCCAGGATCGGCCGGTCACGACCGCGCGCGTCAACCACCTCTCCCACGCCCGGCTCCCGCGCTGGGCCCAGCCGGCCATCGCCGTCGGCGCCGTCGCCGCGGGCATCGGCCTCGGCATGGCCGCCGGCTGGCAGAGCCGAATACAGTGGGGTCTGCTGGCTGCTCTGCTCTTCGTGCTCTTCAGCTACCTGATCACCACGAAGGTCGAAGGCAAGCGCCAGGCCAGGGACCGGGTGGCCACCAGCATCGTCTGGGTCGCCTTCGTCCTCGCCGTCGTCCCACTCGTCTCCCTGTCGTGGGTCACGATCAGCAACGGCCTGGAGGTACTCGACCCGTACTTCCTCGGCCACTCCATGAACGCGGTCCTCGACGCCGAGACCGGTGGCGGCGTGTACCACGCTCTGCTCGGCACGATCGAGCAGGTTCTCATCGCCACGCTGATCGCCGCCCCTATCGGCCTGTTCACCGCGGTCTACCTCGTCGAGTACGGCGGTGGGAAGCTGGCCAAGGCCGTCACCTTCTTCGTCGACGTCATGACGGGCATCCCGTCCATCGTCGCGGGTCTGTTCATCCTGGCCACCTGGAATCTGATGCTGGGCTTCGGGCCCTCCGGATTCGCCGGCGCGCTGGCGCTCGCCATCCTGATGATGCCGGTCGTCGTCCGCTCCACCGAGGAGATGCTCAAGCTCGTCCCGAACGAGCTGCGCGAGGCCTCGCTCGCGCTGGGCGTCCCCAAGTGGCGGACGATCCTCAAGGTGGTCCTCCCGACCGCGATCGGCGGCATCACCACGGGCGTCATGCTCGCGGTGGCCCGCATCACCGGTGAGACGGCTCCCGTGCTGCTGCTCGTCTTCGGCACGAAGCTGATCAACCCGAACCCCTTCGAAGGCGCCCAGGCGTCCCTGCCGCTGTACGTGTACGAGCAGTACGCCGTCGGCACCGACGCCTCCGTCTCCCGCGCCTGGGCAGCGGCCCTGGTGCTGATCGCCTTCGTCATGATCCTCAACCTGGTGGCCCGCGGCATCGCCCGCTGGAAGGCCCCGAAGACCGGCCGCTGA
- the pstB gene encoding phosphate ABC transporter ATP-binding protein PstB, whose product MAKRIDISGLSAFYGSHKAIEDISMTVEPRSVTAFIGPSGCGKSTFLRTLNRMHEVTPGGRVEGKVMLDDENLYGKDVDPVAVRRTVGMVFQRPNPFPTMSIFDNVAAGLRLNGSYRKNALNDIVERSLRGANLWNEVKDRLNKPGSGLSGGQQQRLCIARAIAVEPDVLLMDEPCSALDPISTLAIEDLIGELKERFTIVIVTHNMQQAARVSDRTAFFNLAAVGQPGKLIEIDETERIFSNPSVQATEDYISGRFG is encoded by the coding sequence ATGGCCAAGCGAATCGACATCAGCGGACTGTCCGCCTTCTACGGCTCCCACAAGGCGATCGAGGACATCTCGATGACCGTGGAGCCCCGCTCGGTGACGGCCTTCATCGGCCCCTCCGGCTGCGGCAAGTCGACGTTCCTGCGCACCCTGAACCGCATGCACGAGGTCACCCCCGGCGGCCGAGTCGAGGGCAAGGTGATGCTGGACGACGAGAACCTGTACGGCAAGGACGTCGACCCCGTCGCGGTGCGGCGCACCGTCGGCATGGTGTTCCAGCGCCCCAACCCGTTCCCGACGATGTCGATCTTCGACAACGTCGCGGCCGGCCTGCGGCTGAACGGCTCGTACAGGAAGAACGCGCTCAACGACATCGTCGAGCGCTCGCTCAGGGGCGCCAACCTCTGGAACGAGGTCAAGGACCGCCTCAACAAGCCCGGCTCGGGCCTCTCCGGCGGTCAGCAGCAGCGTCTCTGCATCGCCCGCGCGATCGCGGTCGAGCCGGACGTCCTGCTGATGGACGAGCCCTGCTCGGCGCTCGACCCGATCTCCACGCTGGCGATCGAGGACCTGATCGGCGAGCTGAAGGAGCGCTTCACGATCGTCATCGTGACGCACAACATGCAGCAGGCGGCTCGCGTCTCCGACCGCACGGCGTTCTTCAACCTCGCGGCTGTCGGTCAGCCCGGCAAGCTCATCGAGATAGACGAGACGGAGCGGATCTTCTCCAACCCGTCCGTCCAGGCGACCGAGGACTACATCTCGGGCCGCTTCGGCTGA
- a CDS encoding inorganic phosphate transporter encodes MDTFALVVTIGVALFFTYTNGFHDSANAIATSVSTRALTPRAALAMAAVMNLAGAFLGSGVAKTVSEGLIETPKGDRGMGILFAALVGAIIWNLITWYFGLPSSSSHALFGGMVGAALAGGTEVIWGGVLDKVVIPMFVSPVVGLLVGYLVMTSIMWIFRRANPAKAKRGFRIAQTVSAAGMALGHGLQDAQKTMGIVVMALVIADVEDYGDPIPVWVKVVCAVMLSLGTYAGGWRIMRTLGRKIIELDPPQGFAAETTGASIMFGSAFLFHAPISTTHVITSAIMGVGATKRVNAVRWGVAKNIVMGWFITMPAAAFVAALSFWIVNLAFG; translated from the coding sequence GTGGACACCTTCGCGCTGGTCGTGACCATCGGGGTCGCGCTCTTCTTCACGTACACCAACGGCTTCCACGACTCGGCGAACGCGATCGCCACCTCCGTGTCGACGCGTGCCCTGACCCCTCGCGCCGCCCTGGCGATGGCCGCGGTGATGAACCTGGCGGGCGCGTTCCTCGGCAGCGGTGTCGCCAAGACCGTCAGCGAGGGCCTGATCGAGACGCCCAAGGGCGACCGGGGCATGGGCATCCTGTTCGCGGCGCTGGTCGGCGCGATCATCTGGAATCTGATCACCTGGTACTTCGGTCTGCCCTCGTCGTCCTCGCACGCCCTCTTCGGCGGCATGGTGGGTGCGGCGCTGGCCGGCGGTACCGAGGTCATCTGGGGTGGGGTGCTCGACAAGGTCGTCATCCCGATGTTCGTCTCCCCCGTGGTCGGTCTGCTCGTCGGCTACCTCGTGATGACCTCGATCATGTGGATCTTCCGGCGGGCCAATCCGGCGAAGGCGAAGCGGGGCTTCCGTATCGCCCAGACCGTGTCCGCGGCGGGCATGGCCCTCGGCCATGGTCTCCAGGACGCGCAGAAGACCATGGGCATCGTGGTGATGGCGCTGGTCATCGCCGATGTCGAGGACTACGGCGACCCCATTCCGGTGTGGGTGAAGGTCGTCTGTGCGGTGATGCTGTCGCTCGGTACCTACGCGGGCGGCTGGCGCATCATGCGGACCCTCGGCCGCAAGATCATCGAGCTGGACCCGCCGCAGGGGTTCGCGGCGGAGACGACCGGTGCGTCGATCATGTTCGGCTCGGCGTTCCTCTTCCACGCGCCGATCTCCACGACGCATGTGATCACCTCGGCGATCATGGGTGTCGGGGCGACGAAGCGGGTGAACGCGGTGCGGTGGGGCGTCGCGAAGAACATCGTGATGGGGTGGTTCATCACGATGCCGGCCGCGGCGTTCGTCGCCGCGCTGAGCTTCTGGATCGTGAACCTGGCCTTCGGCTAG
- a CDS encoding GntR family transcriptional regulator, whose product MIEYRIDRRSGIATYVQIVQQTKQALRLDLLRPGDRLPTAREVVEATAVNPNTVLKAYRELEREGLVEARRGLGTFVRRTLGAAGADTPLRGELADWAARARAAGLDREDAAALFTAVLDEHFTQTQGDDT is encoded by the coding sequence GTGATCGAGTACCGGATCGACCGGCGCAGCGGCATCGCCACCTACGTCCAGATCGTCCAGCAGACGAAGCAGGCCCTGCGGCTGGACCTGCTCCGGCCCGGCGACCGGCTGCCCACGGCCCGCGAAGTGGTCGAGGCGACCGCCGTCAACCCGAACACGGTGCTGAAGGCCTACCGGGAGCTGGAGCGCGAAGGCCTGGTGGAAGCCCGCCGCGGACTCGGCACGTTCGTCCGCAGGACGCTCGGCGCCGCGGGCGCCGACACCCCCCTGCGCGGCGAACTCGCCGACTGGGCGGCGCGGGCCCGCGCGGCCGGACTGGACCGGGAGGACGCGGCCGCGCTCTTCACCGCGGTGCTGGACGAGCACTTCACGCAGACCCAGGGGGACGACACATGA
- a CDS encoding metal-sensitive transcriptional regulator, producing MTSTDTTGALPVAAHEEPGHDQGVHGYHKQKDEHLKRLRRIEGQIRGLQRMVDEDTYCIDILTQVSASTKALQSFALQLLEEHLRHCVADAALKGGEEIDAKVEEATKAIARMMRT from the coding sequence ATGACGAGCACGGACACGACCGGCGCACTTCCGGTCGCAGCTCACGAGGAGCCCGGCCACGACCAGGGCGTCCACGGCTACCACAAGCAGAAGGACGAGCACCTCAAGCGGCTGCGCCGGATCGAGGGCCAGATTCGCGGACTGCAGCGCATGGTCGACGAGGACACGTACTGCATCGACATACTCACACAGGTCTCCGCTTCCACGAAGGCGCTGCAGTCCTTCGCACTGCAGCTGCTGGAGGAGCACTTGCGCCACTGCGTCGCCGACGCCGCGCTCAAGGGCGGCGAAGAGATCGACGCGAAGGTCGAGGAGGCGACGAAGGCGATCGCCCGCATGATGCGGACGTGA
- a CDS encoding NUDIX hydrolase — MSTAPDSTAPDGTVLAAGCVLWRRSPQTAGGIEICLVHRPRYDDWSHPKGKLKRGEPALEGALREVREETGHQGVPGPVLPTVRYLAAGRPKQVSYWAAEAPSPGDFTPGHEVDRIAWLPPDAARRRITEPRDRTLVDALLKAIDTH; from the coding sequence ATGAGCACCGCCCCCGACAGCACCGCCCCCGACGGCACCGTCCTCGCGGCCGGCTGCGTCCTGTGGCGCCGCTCCCCGCAGACGGCCGGGGGAATAGAGATCTGCCTGGTCCACCGCCCCAGGTACGACGACTGGTCGCACCCGAAGGGCAAGCTCAAGCGGGGCGAGCCGGCACTTGAGGGGGCCCTGCGCGAGGTCCGCGAGGAGACCGGACACCAGGGGGTGCCGGGCCCGGTCCTGCCGACGGTCCGCTACCTCGCCGCCGGCCGCCCCAAGCAGGTCAGCTACTGGGCCGCCGAAGCCCCCTCGCCGGGTGACTTCACCCCCGGCCACGAGGTCGACCGCATCGCCTGGCTGCCCCCGGACGCCGCCCGCCGCCGGATCACCGAGCCGCGAGACCGGACGCTCGTCGACGCCCTGCTGAAGGCCATCGACACCCACTGA
- a CDS encoding RNA degradosome polyphosphate kinase has product MSQQPAEVPVQNAQPSVGSIAAHRPHTMPGAVSDLEPDIDADLDAYEGGPEDAELPQGRFLDRERSWLAFNERVLELAEDPATPLLERANFLAIFASNLDEFFMVRVAGLKRRIATGVATRSASGLQPREVLELIWNRSRELMARHAACFQQDVAPALADEGIHLIRWPELTEKEQARLFTLFRQQIFPVLTPLAVDPAHPFPYISGLSLNLAVVVRNPVSGHRHFARVKVPPLLSRFLEASPQRYVPLEDVIAAHLEELFPGMEVLAHHMFRVTRNEDLEVEEDDAENLLQALEKELLRRRFGPPVRLEVEESIDPYVLDLLVRELKISESEVYPLPGPLDLTGLFGIVSLDRPELKYPKFIAGTHRDLAEVESASAPDIFAALRERDVLLHHPYDSFSTSVQAFLEQAAADPDVLAIKQTLYRTSGKSPIVDALIDAAESGKQVLVLVEIKARFDEQANIKWARKLEEAGCHVVYGLVGLKTHCKLSLVVRQEGDVLRRYSHVGTGNYHPKTARLYEDLGLLTADPQVGADLSDLFNRLSGYSRRETYRRLLVAPKSLRDGLVARINKEIVHHRAGRPAYVRIKVNSMVDEAVIDALYRASRAGVPVDVWVRGICAIRPDVPGLSENIRVRSVLGRFLEHSRIFAFGNGGEPEVWFGSADMMHRNLDRRIEALVRVTDPAHRAALTRLLETGMSDSTSSWHLGPDGEWSRHATDADGQPLRHIQEMLIDARRRRRAQP; this is encoded by the coding sequence ATGAGCCAGCAGCCCGCCGAGGTACCGGTCCAGAACGCCCAGCCGTCCGTCGGATCCATCGCCGCGCACCGCCCCCACACGATGCCGGGCGCGGTGTCCGACCTGGAGCCCGACATCGACGCCGACCTCGACGCCTACGAGGGCGGACCCGAGGACGCGGAGCTGCCCCAGGGCCGTTTTCTGGACCGCGAGCGCAGCTGGCTCGCGTTCAACGAGCGGGTCCTGGAGCTCGCCGAGGACCCCGCCACACCGCTCCTCGAACGGGCGAACTTCCTGGCGATCTTCGCCTCGAACCTGGATGAGTTCTTCATGGTCCGGGTGGCCGGACTGAAGCGCCGCATCGCGACCGGCGTCGCCACCCGCTCGGCCTCCGGACTGCAGCCCCGCGAGGTCCTGGAGCTGATCTGGAACCGCTCCCGCGAGCTCATGGCCCGGCACGCCGCCTGCTTCCAGCAGGACGTCGCCCCGGCCCTCGCCGACGAGGGCATCCACCTCATCCGCTGGCCCGAGCTCACGGAGAAGGAACAGGCCCGCCTGTTCACCCTCTTCCGCCAGCAGATCTTCCCGGTGCTCACTCCGCTGGCCGTGGACCCCGCGCACCCCTTCCCCTACATCTCGGGCCTGTCGCTGAACCTCGCCGTGGTCGTCCGCAACCCGGTCAGCGGCCACCGCCACTTCGCCCGGGTGAAGGTGCCGCCGCTGCTGTCCCGCTTCCTGGAGGCCTCGCCCCAGCGGTACGTACCGCTCGAGGACGTCATCGCGGCCCACCTGGAGGAGCTGTTCCCCGGCATGGAGGTACTCGCGCACCACATGTTCCGGGTGACCAGGAACGAGGACCTCGAGGTCGAGGAGGACGACGCCGAGAACCTCCTCCAGGCCCTGGAGAAGGAGCTGCTGCGCCGCCGCTTCGGCCCGCCGGTCCGGCTGGAGGTCGAGGAGTCCATCGACCCCTACGTGCTGGACCTGCTCGTCCGGGAGCTCAAGATCTCCGAGTCCGAGGTCTACCCGCTGCCCGGCCCGCTGGATCTGACGGGCCTGTTCGGGATCGTCTCGCTCGACCGGCCCGAGCTGAAGTACCCGAAGTTCATCGCCGGCACCCACCGCGACCTCGCCGAGGTCGAGTCGGCGTCGGCGCCCGACATCTTCGCCGCGCTGCGGGAGCGGGACGTACTCCTGCACCACCCGTACGACTCCTTCTCCACCTCCGTCCAGGCATTCCTGGAGCAGGCGGCGGCCGACCCGGACGTCCTCGCGATCAAGCAGACCCTGTACCGGACCTCCGGCAAGTCACCGATCGTGGACGCCCTGATCGACGCCGCCGAGTCCGGCAAGCAGGTCCTCGTCCTCGTGGAGATCAAGGCCCGCTTCGACGAGCAGGCCAACATCAAGTGGGCCCGGAAGCTGGAGGAGGCGGGCTGCCACGTGGTCTACGGCCTCGTCGGCCTGAAGACCCACTGCAAGCTGTCGCTCGTGGTGCGCCAGGAGGGCGACGTCCTGCGCCGCTACTCGCACGTCGGCACCGGCAACTACCACCCCAAGACCGCCCGGCTGTACGAGGACCTCGGTCTGCTCACCGCGGACCCGCAGGTGGGCGCCGACCTCTCCGACCTGTTCAACCGGCTCTCCGGGTACTCGCGCCGCGAGACGTACCGCCGGCTGCTCGTCGCCCCGAAGTCGCTGCGCGACGGACTCGTCGCCCGGATCAACAAGGAGATCGTCCACCACCGGGCCGGCCGCCCCGCGTACGTCCGCATCAAGGTCAACTCGATGGTCGACGAGGCCGTCATCGACGCGCTCTACCGCGCGTCCCGGGCCGGTGTCCCGGTCGACGTGTGGGTCCGCGGGATCTGCGCGATCCGGCCGGACGTCCCGGGCCTGTCCGAGAACATACGGGTCCGTTCCGTCCTCGGCCGTTTCCTCGAGCACTCCCGGATCTTCGCCTTCGGCAACGGCGGCGAACCCGAGGTGTGGTTCGGCAGCGCCGACATGATGCACCGCAACCTCGACCGCCGTATCGAGGCACTCGTCCGGGTCACCGACCCGGCCCACCGCGCGGCCCTGACCCGGCTGCTGGAGACCGGAATGTCCGACTCCACCTCGTCCTGGCACCTCGGCCCGGACGGCGAGTGGAGCCGTCATGCCACGGACGCGGACGGACAGCCACTGCGGCACATCCAGGAGATGCTCATAGACGCCCGGAGGCGCCGGCGTGCACAACCATGA